From Echinicola soli, a single genomic window includes:
- a CDS encoding LysR family transcriptional regulator yields MELRQLRYFSVLAEELHFRKAAERLFIVQPALSKQIKLLEEELGTALFKRDKRNVRLTAAGQYFKKETKGILDQLELIKSHAKLVQEGEKGEIRIGYVGSCIHTFLPDVLTEMHQSHPHIQTYLNEMTSRTQLEAIKNGELDIAFLRNPYPQPQYGSQLVFREPFSLVLPANHPIGPENFQKISQLKSEEFILPTQADGELYYRLQLSICEDGGFSPHIAHETVHGHTVLNLVDHGLGITFLPVSFEHVSNAAVKFIHLPDIPQKAEITALWNKENPNPSLQKLLNYIPCID; encoded by the coding sequence ATGGAATTGAGACAGCTAAGATATTTTTCGGTATTGGCAGAGGAATTGCATTTTCGAAAAGCAGCCGAACGACTGTTTATCGTCCAACCGGCCCTTTCGAAACAAATCAAATTACTAGAGGAGGAGCTGGGAACAGCCCTGTTTAAAAGAGATAAAAGGAATGTCCGGCTTACTGCTGCAGGCCAATACTTTAAGAAAGAAACTAAAGGCATCCTAGATCAACTGGAATTGATAAAAAGCCATGCCAAGCTAGTGCAAGAAGGCGAAAAGGGTGAAATCAGGATCGGCTACGTGGGATCCTGCATCCATACGTTTTTACCTGATGTGCTTACCGAAATGCACCAATCCCACCCCCACATCCAAACCTATCTAAACGAAATGACCAGCCGTACCCAATTAGAAGCCATTAAAAATGGAGAATTGGACATTGCCTTTCTAAGAAACCCCTATCCTCAGCCCCAATATGGAAGTCAGTTGGTATTCAGGGAACCTTTTTCTCTTGTCCTCCCTGCAAACCACCCGATCGGCCCTGAAAATTTCCAAAAAATCTCCCAACTAAAATCAGAAGAGTTTATTCTTCCCACTCAGGCGGACGGGGAATTATACTACAGACTACAGCTGAGCATATGTGAAGACGGGGGATTTTCTCCTCACATTGCTCACGAGACCGTCCATGGACATACCGTACTTAACCTCGTGGACCATGGACTGGGCATCACCTTTCTTCCGGTCTCCTTTGAGCACGTCTCCAATGCAGCCGTAAAATTCATTCATTTACCCGATATCCCCCAAAAGGCTGAAATCACCGCACTCTGGAACAAGGAAAACCCCAACCCCAGTCTCCAAAAACTCCTTAACTACATCCCCTGCATTGACTGA
- a CDS encoding beta-N-acetylhexosaminidase, protein MIKRKTTFAILALFLIGSLQAQETEKHLSVIPKPAEMTLKEGDFSLNEETYIFAESDQSRKSADIFNNFLDKLYGIRLPISALEQDRPSIELSVTTDEHDTNESYQLDVDKTHISISGSEKGIFYGLQTSLQLISQTNGTLTLPAVSIKDKPEFGYRGIMLDVGRHFFEVAEIKKMIDLMAYFKFNKMHWHLTEDQGWRLEIKKYPKLTEIGAWRDSTIIGQYWDYDPFIYDGVKHGGFYTQEEAREIVKYAADRMITVIPEIELPGHSSAALAAYPEFGSFKTDGYEPKDGKPLTGSVMAMNEKGEPYDNDLNTAVPGYWGVHPNIYGVKEETFQFLEDILMEVMDIFPSEYIHIGGDEAPKDHWKTSSISQDLIKKENLEDEHELQSYFITRIEKFLNENNRKLIGWDEILEGGLAPNATVMSWRGEKGGIAAAKMNHDVIMTPNSHMYFDHYQAEDKTTEPVAIGGFLPLEKVYHYTPRPEALTADQQTHILGVQANLWTEYIATNNKLEYHLFPRALALAEVAWMGSQRKDYQEFTANRLPKRLAELEQLQVFYRVPEAEVTISTDERSGRHMIAIRPLVKGSNVYYTVDGHKADQTGNLYTGSFFAPITGPEQESLTLRYIVITPEGRQSNEFSSTIQ, encoded by the coding sequence ATGATCAAAAGAAAAACAACATTCGCCATTTTGGCACTATTCCTTATCGGCTCACTCCAAGCCCAAGAAACCGAAAAACACCTTTCAGTCATCCCAAAACCAGCTGAAATGACCCTAAAAGAAGGGGATTTCTCCCTAAACGAGGAGACTTACATATTTGCAGAAAGTGACCAGTCAAGAAAATCAGCTGATATTTTCAATAATTTCCTGGACAAACTTTACGGCATCAGACTCCCTATATCGGCCCTTGAACAAGACAGACCTTCCATCGAATTATCTGTAACGACCGACGAGCATGACACCAATGAAAGCTACCAACTGGACGTTGACAAAACACACATCTCTATCTCAGGTTCTGAAAAAGGCATATTTTATGGGCTTCAGACCAGTCTCCAGCTCATCTCCCAAACCAACGGAACACTCACCCTTCCCGCGGTTTCCATTAAGGACAAACCAGAGTTTGGTTATAGAGGCATCATGCTGGATGTTGGTCGTCATTTTTTTGAAGTAGCAGAAATAAAAAAGATGATCGACCTGATGGCTTATTTCAAATTCAATAAAATGCATTGGCACCTAACAGAGGACCAAGGCTGGAGACTGGAAATCAAAAAATATCCCAAGCTCACAGAAATAGGAGCTTGGCGAGACTCCACCATCATCGGGCAATATTGGGACTACGACCCTTTTATTTATGATGGTGTAAAACATGGTGGATTCTACACCCAAGAAGAAGCGAGGGAAATCGTCAAGTATGCTGCGGACAGAATGATCACCGTCATTCCTGAAATCGAGCTCCCCGGACACAGCTCTGCTGCCCTTGCTGCTTACCCGGAATTTGGTAGTTTTAAAACGGACGGATACGAGCCAAAAGACGGAAAACCGCTGACCGGATCTGTCATGGCCATGAACGAGAAAGGCGAACCCTACGACAATGACCTCAACACTGCCGTCCCAGGATATTGGGGAGTCCATCCCAATATCTATGGCGTGAAAGAAGAAACCTTCCAATTCCTGGAGGACATACTCATGGAAGTGATGGACATTTTCCCCAGCGAATACATACACATCGGTGGTGACGAAGCCCCAAAAGACCACTGGAAAACCTCAAGCATCTCCCAAGACCTTATTAAAAAGGAGAACCTGGAAGATGAACACGAGCTACAGAGTTATTTCATTACCAGAATCGAAAAATTCCTCAATGAAAACAACAGAAAGCTCATAGGATGGGACGAAATCCTGGAAGGCGGATTGGCTCCCAACGCAACTGTCATGAGCTGGAGAGGTGAAAAAGGCGGAATAGCAGCTGCCAAGATGAACCATGACGTCATCATGACTCCCAATAGCCACATGTACTTTGACCATTATCAGGCAGAAGATAAAACCACCGAACCCGTGGCCATCGGCGGATTCCTCCCACTCGAAAAGGTCTACCATTACACTCCACGTCCTGAGGCGTTGACCGCTGATCAGCAGACCCATATCTTAGGGGTACAAGCCAATCTTTGGACAGAATATATTGCCACCAACAACAAACTGGAATACCACCTTTTCCCTCGTGCCCTGGCCTTGGCCGAGGTAGCCTGGATGGGTAGCCAGCGAAAGGACTACCAGGAATTCACCGCCAATCGCCTCCCCAAAAGGCTCGCTGAACTAGAACAGCTCCAAGTATTCTACCGGGTGCCCGAAGCCGAGGTCACTATATCCACCGATGAGCGCTCAGGCCGGCACATGATTGCTATTCGGCCCTTGGTAAAAGGCAGCAACGTCTACTATACCGTGGATGGCCACAAGGCAGACCAAACAGGAAACCTTTACACTGGTAGTTTCTTCGCCCCCATCACCGGACCTGAACAGGAAAGCCTGACACTGCGCTATATCGTCATCACACCCGAAGGCAGACAAAGCAACGAATTCTCATCCACCATTCAATAA
- a CDS encoding endonuclease/exonuclease/phosphatase family protein: MKKLSLALLLSLAAIPFWTHAQQTSLTLMSYNIYHGEKPYEKGSKNLEEIAQLIKDIDPDFVALQEVDSMTQRTAAIYDNTPIDLVKELAKRTGMHGFFAKAIDFSNGGYGEGLLSKHPAQMRKIDLPIPEGGEGRAMALATLTLENGDQITFGATHLCHQFDANRMAQTKAIVEHLRKTNGAVVVAGDLNFKPTDNPYPIMEKDFTDAAAAFGNPQATIPFDNPTSRIDYVWLSKNVNWEIKEVKVIPVDFSDHMPVVTKVILKE, encoded by the coding sequence ATGAAAAAACTATCTTTAGCATTATTGCTCAGCCTTGCTGCGATTCCATTCTGGACACATGCACAGCAAACCTCTCTCACCCTGATGAGCTATAACATCTATCACGGGGAAAAACCTTACGAAAAGGGCAGTAAAAACCTGGAAGAAATCGCTCAGCTGATCAAAGACATCGACCCAGACTTTGTCGCCCTGCAAGAAGTGGACAGCATGACCCAGCGAACCGCAGCAATTTATGATAACACCCCTATAGACTTAGTGAAAGAACTGGCAAAGCGTACGGGGATGCATGGATTTTTTGCCAAAGCGATTGACTTTAGCAACGGAGGGTACGGAGAAGGGCTGCTCAGTAAGCATCCTGCACAAATGCGAAAAATCGACCTCCCCATTCCCGAGGGAGGAGAAGGAAGAGCAATGGCGCTAGCTACTCTTACATTGGAAAATGGGGATCAAATTACTTTTGGTGCCACCCACCTCTGCCATCAGTTTGACGCTAACAGAATGGCGCAAACCAAGGCAATCGTGGAACACCTCCGAAAAACAAATGGAGCCGTGGTGGTAGCAGGCGACCTTAATTTCAAACCAACCGACAATCCATATCCTATTATGGAAAAAGATTTCACTGATGCAGCCGCTGCTTTTGGAAACCCGCAAGCTACCATCCCATTTGACAATCCCACATCACGGATTGACTATGTATGGCTTTCCAAAAATGTCAATTGGGAGATCAAGGAAGTAAAGGTGATCCCAGTGGACTTTAGTGATCATATGCCTGTAGTCACTAAAGTCATCTTAAAGGAATAG
- the agaR gene encoding transcriptional repressor AgaR — translation MKKTAQRRSRILEVLDEHGQVNVSELSKALGVSEVTIRNDLANLERNKLLVRAHGGAFKTNNMALPVTEKKKINLDLKRKIGKKAVSMIEENDSIILDSGTTTFEISNNLAKFERLTVISNALDIVNNLASYDNLDVMMPGGFLKEFSMSLVGPMAERNLKQLHCNKMFLGVDGIKADVGVFTHYMEEAYLNQIMIDIAEEVIVVSDSTKFKKIGLAFIAGFNKVHKVITDDRIETEHVKMLERNNVEVIIAG, via the coding sequence ATGAAAAAGACGGCACAGCGAAGATCCAGGATCTTGGAGGTTTTGGATGAGCATGGGCAGGTTAATGTCAGTGAACTGAGTAAAGCCTTGGGCGTAAGTGAGGTGACGATCCGAAATGACCTTGCAAATTTAGAAAGAAATAAACTGTTGGTAAGGGCTCACGGAGGAGCCTTCAAGACCAATAATATGGCTCTTCCGGTAACTGAAAAGAAAAAGATTAACCTGGATCTCAAGCGTAAGATTGGTAAGAAAGCGGTGTCGATGATTGAGGAGAATGATTCCATTATATTGGATTCAGGGACGACCACTTTTGAGATTTCCAATAACCTCGCCAAGTTTGAACGATTGACCGTGATAAGCAATGCATTGGATATTGTCAATAATTTGGCAAGTTATGATAACCTGGATGTAATGATGCCAGGAGGTTTCCTGAAGGAGTTTTCCATGTCATTGGTAGGGCCTATGGCAGAGCGAAACCTGAAGCAGCTGCACTGTAATAAAATGTTCTTGGGAGTCGATGGGATTAAGGCTGATGTGGGCGTGTTTACTCACTACATGGAGGAAGCGTACCTTAACCAGATCATGATTGATATCGCAGAGGAGGTGATCGTGGTGTCAGATTCGACCAAGTTCAAAAAAATAGGTTTGGCTTTTATTGCAGGCTTTAATAAAGTGCATAAAGTAATAACAGACGATCGGATCGAAACAGAGCATGTGAAAATGCTCGAGAGAAATAATGTGGAAGTGATTATCGCTGGCTAA
- a CDS encoding DUF922 domain-containing protein, which yields MAQDTPIYLVLKSSKQSIRPAEFFISGVQDIRVAQSSIGEIFTSSQSLRKESLEIKDGVVKSTEGFIEGMLYTDRSKRPVVVQVQEMNVAEKSATDGKIKGQIGLSLRFLLDGDSLVHLLDYDGGARYTRSLGRYAVIGSAMEQSLGNALNYFNEWINQQAPRNIKLAQGLDLEIVDYPAAEKGDTVFYHPDRKLDWDDFKARPHTGSSYAASIFTSFAWEGDPKVEDGRVKLELVVKVFMLKSSSWARSSRKDAYGINHEQRHFDITKIVVERFKEKVRQLELGPEDYDGRIGYLYIETYREMNKMQEAYDDETDHGRNKDAQRKWNEYIDQELAKYR from the coding sequence ATGGCTCAGGATACGCCCATATACTTGGTCCTAAAGTCCAGCAAGCAGTCCATTCGGCCAGCCGAGTTTTTTATTAGTGGAGTTCAGGATATCAGGGTTGCCCAGTCAAGTATCGGTGAAATCTTTACTTCTTCCCAATCCCTGAGGAAGGAATCACTGGAAATTAAAGACGGGGTAGTGAAAAGTACGGAGGGCTTCATCGAAGGAATGCTTTACACTGATCGGTCAAAAAGACCTGTGGTGGTGCAAGTGCAAGAAATGAATGTAGCGGAGAAAAGCGCCACAGATGGTAAGATAAAAGGGCAAATAGGTTTATCCTTACGTTTTTTGTTGGATGGGGATAGTTTGGTTCATTTGCTCGATTATGATGGTGGAGCGCGCTATACCAGGTCCTTGGGGAGGTATGCGGTCATTGGAAGTGCCATGGAGCAGTCCCTGGGGAATGCGTTAAATTACTTCAATGAATGGATCAACCAGCAAGCACCGCGGAATATTAAACTGGCCCAAGGCCTCGATTTGGAGATTGTGGATTATCCGGCAGCCGAAAAAGGTGACACTGTTTTTTACCATCCGGATAGAAAACTGGATTGGGATGATTTTAAGGCCAGGCCGCATACGGGAAGTTCTTACGCTGCATCGATTTTTACCAGCTTTGCCTGGGAAGGCGATCCAAAGGTGGAAGATGGCAGGGTGAAACTTGAGTTGGTCGTGAAGGTTTTTATGCTTAAATCATCCTCATGGGCAAGGAGTTCCAGAAAGGATGCTTATGGAATCAATCATGAGCAACGCCATTTTGATATTACCAAAATCGTAGTGGAACGCTTTAAGGAAAAGGTACGGCAGTTGGAGCTTGGTCCTGAGGATTATGATGGCCGTATCGGCTACTTGTATATAGAGACATATCGGGAGATGAACAAAATGCAGGAAGCCTATGATGATGAAACTGATCACGGAAGAAATAAAGATGCCCAGCGAAAGTGGAATGAATACATCGATCAGGAACTGGCCAAATACCGATAA
- a CDS encoding fasciclin domain-containing protein has protein sequence MKTTKTKFPILLLLFSAWMFLIACNDDDDPVPMEEDDIVDIVTSSNDFTVLESAVVEADLVTTLKGDGPFTVFAPTDAAFTAFLDDTGMAADDLLGSPDLADILTYHVLAGEVMASGVGAGELETVNGASFYVSEDVDGNFWINGSAMVVDTDIEASNGIIHTLDYVIMPPSQSIAEIAVGMTTAATPEFTQLVGALQRASLVDAVSGDEGDLTVFAPTDAAFQALYDTNPNWNDYNDIPMETLTAVLTAHVVPARAFSQDLRTGTSLTPLNTDASLAIDLGAGTVGGAALNTDMLNIHATNGVVHVIDEVILP, from the coding sequence ATGAAAACCACAAAGACAAAGTTTCCCATCCTTTTGCTGCTTTTTTCAGCATGGATGTTTCTGATCGCATGTAACGATGATGATGATCCTGTGCCTATGGAGGAAGACGATATCGTGGATATCGTTACGTCTAGCAATGACTTTACAGTGCTGGAATCTGCAGTGGTGGAAGCAGATTTAGTCACCACACTGAAAGGAGATGGTCCATTTACCGTTTTTGCTCCTACCGATGCCGCTTTTACGGCGTTTTTGGATGATACTGGTATGGCTGCTGATGACTTATTGGGGAGTCCTGATTTGGCTGATATTTTGACCTATCATGTGCTTGCTGGCGAAGTAATGGCATCCGGTGTCGGTGCTGGGGAACTAGAAACAGTGAACGGAGCTAGTTTTTATGTGAGTGAGGATGTGGACGGGAATTTCTGGATCAATGGCTCGGCCATGGTGGTGGATACCGATATAGAGGCATCAAATGGCATTATCCATACATTGGATTACGTAATTATGCCACCTTCTCAGTCCATTGCTGAAATAGCTGTGGGAATGACTACTGCAGCTACTCCTGAATTTACACAGTTGGTAGGAGCCTTGCAGCGTGCCAGTCTGGTAGATGCGGTGAGTGGCGATGAAGGTGATCTTACGGTTTTTGCGCCGACAGATGCAGCCTTTCAGGCGCTCTATGATACCAATCCAAACTGGAATGATTACAATGATATTCCAATGGAAACCCTGACGGCAGTGCTTACTGCGCATGTGGTGCCGGCCAGGGCTTTTTCCCAGGATCTAAGAACGGGAACTTCACTTACACCGTTAAACACAGACGCATCACTAGCGATTGATCTTGGTGCGGGAACTGTGGGAGGTGCTGCGCTCAATACTGATATGCTAAATATCCATGCGACCAATGGTGTGGTTCATGTAATAGATGAGGTGATTTTGCCTTAA
- a CDS encoding sulfite oxidase has protein sequence MAKEDKHTPSVSSRRKFLRNSTLATVAAAVGAKVVFASSMPEGYVPVVLQDDDPYTLFKKDKELIVLNNKPWNIESQPHLLDDKVTPADKMFIRNNGLIPESIDEGSWELIFDGEAVSSPKTYSLAELKRRFHHYTYQLTLECGGNGRSEFYPPASGNQWKTGAVSCAFWTGVRLKDVLEDVGIGDNAVYIGYHSADTHLSGDPDKEPISRGVPIAKALQEETLLAFEMNGEAIPIAHGYPLRLVAGGFPASASGKWLNRISVRDKVHDGTKMAAPSYRVPCKPVSPGEEVPDEEMCIIESMPVKSLITYPKSGAMIDLGDSLEIRGHAWAGELEVNELHVSIDFGATWQACKLAPPVNRLAWQHFSAQVEFPQKGYYEVWARATDSNGVSQPMVVPGWNPKGYLNNACHRIAVKVG, from the coding sequence ATGGCCAAGGAAGATAAGCATACTCCTTCTGTGAGTAGCAGAAGGAAGTTTTTAAGGAATAGCACACTAGCGACTGTTGCTGCGGCAGTGGGGGCCAAGGTGGTTTTTGCATCATCCATGCCGGAGGGGTACGTGCCGGTAGTATTACAGGATGATGATCCATATACGCTTTTCAAGAAGGACAAAGAGCTTATCGTCCTTAATAATAAGCCTTGGAACATTGAATCACAACCACACCTGTTGGATGATAAGGTAACACCCGCCGATAAAATGTTCATAAGAAATAATGGGCTCATTCCAGAATCCATCGACGAAGGGAGTTGGGAACTCATATTTGATGGAGAAGCGGTGTCCTCCCCAAAAACCTATTCACTGGCAGAGCTAAAGCGTAGATTTCATCATTATACTTATCAGCTTACACTTGAGTGTGGAGGGAACGGCCGCAGTGAATTTTATCCGCCTGCCAGCGGCAACCAGTGGAAAACGGGAGCTGTTTCCTGTGCTTTCTGGACAGGCGTGAGGCTCAAGGATGTACTGGAAGATGTCGGGATTGGGGATAATGCAGTATATATTGGTTACCATTCTGCCGATACTCACCTGAGCGGTGATCCTGATAAAGAGCCGATCTCTCGAGGCGTTCCAATTGCCAAAGCACTACAAGAGGAAACGTTGTTGGCTTTTGAGATGAATGGTGAAGCTATCCCTATCGCGCATGGGTACCCGCTAAGGTTGGTGGCAGGAGGTTTTCCCGCATCGGCTTCTGGAAAGTGGCTGAATAGGATCTCGGTTAGGGATAAAGTACACGACGGGACCAAAATGGCAGCTCCCTCTTACCGTGTTCCTTGCAAGCCCGTTTCTCCGGGTGAGGAGGTACCCGACGAGGAGATGTGTATCATTGAATCCATGCCTGTAAAGTCCTTGATTACCTATCCTAAAAGTGGGGCCATGATAGATTTGGGAGATTCACTGGAAATAAGGGGACATGCTTGGGCAGGGGAGTTGGAGGTGAATGAGCTGCATGTTTCTATTGATTTTGGCGCGACGTGGCAGGCCTGCAAACTAGCCCCGCCAGTAAACCGATTGGCTTGGCAGCACTTCAGTGCACAGGTGGAATTCCCGCAAAAGGGATACTATGAGGTATGGGCGAGGGCCACCGATAGCAATGGGGTAAGTCAGCCCATGGTGGTTCCAGGTTGGAATCCGAAAGGGTATTTAAACAATGCATGTCACAGAATTGCCGTAAAAGTAGGTTAG
- the tenA gene encoding thiaminase II has protein sequence MSWTNEAWKGIAPLYDKIIHMPFNQELQKGTLPKETFKFYMAQDAFYLGEFGKALSTISGRLTDLDKVLAFSEFAAGAIVVERALHESYFKELGLPDEVDPSPSCLLYTNYIRNQASFANIEKAVAAILPCFWIYKEVGDYIYAQQDGSENPYKNWIDTYAGEEFATSVAKALEITDQLAEKASPTAREEMFEAFEMASKLEWMFWDSAYRSEKWPV, from the coding sequence ATGAGCTGGACCAATGAAGCATGGAAGGGAATCGCTCCCCTTTATGACAAGATCATCCATATGCCTTTTAATCAAGAGTTGCAGAAAGGTACACTGCCAAAGGAAACGTTTAAATTTTACATGGCGCAGGATGCGTTTTATTTGGGTGAATTTGGCAAGGCCCTTAGTACGATCAGTGGTCGTTTGACTGATCTGGACAAGGTGTTGGCATTTTCGGAATTTGCCGCTGGTGCCATTGTGGTAGAGCGGGCGCTACATGAGAGCTATTTCAAAGAGCTGGGACTCCCTGATGAGGTAGACCCTTCCCCTTCCTGCTTGCTCTACACCAATTATATCAGAAACCAGGCAAGCTTTGCCAATATAGAAAAGGCGGTAGCTGCTATTTTACCGTGTTTTTGGATCTATAAAGAAGTAGGTGATTACATCTACGCACAGCAAGATGGAAGTGAGAACCCCTACAAAAACTGGATTGATACCTATGCTGGGGAGGAATTTGCGACTTCCGTCGCCAAGGCACTCGAAATCACAGACCAGCTGGCAGAGAAAGCCAGTCCCACAGCACGAGAAGAGATGTTTGAGGCGTTTGAGATGGCGTCCAAACTGGAGTGGATGTTTTGGGACAGTGCCTATCGCTCAGAGAAATGGCCTGTTTAG
- the thiD gene encoding bifunctional hydroxymethylpyrimidine kinase/phosphomethylpyrimidine kinase, producing MSNKIKTYIPVLTIAGSDSGGGAGIQADLKTFSALGCFGASVITATTAQNTLGVKSIHDIPVEHIKEQLEAVLSDIEPKAIKIGMINRPEVVQVIVEALAQYPGIPVVFDPVMVATSGDRLIKEETVELLKKELFPISHIITPNMDEAAVLIGKAVDSLSKMEKAASQLLPYGSTYVLVKGGHLNGNTVADVLCGNEQKHVFESEKINTGNVHGTGCTLSSAIAVFLARGMDIKKAVELARSFVFQAIDAGKTIKTGQGSGPLNHFYQPQKMIIHELDQ from the coding sequence ATGAGCAATAAAATAAAGACGTATATCCCTGTGCTGACCATTGCAGGATCAGACAGTGGTGGTGGGGCAGGTATCCAGGCGGATCTAAAGACATTTTCTGCCTTAGGCTGTTTTGGTGCCAGTGTCATTACGGCCACGACAGCACAGAATACCTTAGGCGTGAAGAGTATCCATGATATCCCCGTGGAGCACATAAAGGAGCAGCTGGAAGCGGTGCTTTCAGACATCGAACCGAAGGCCATAAAGATAGGGATGATCAACCGACCAGAAGTGGTTCAGGTAATTGTGGAGGCACTAGCCCAATATCCCGGTATTCCCGTGGTCTTTGATCCTGTCATGGTGGCTACCAGTGGAGACCGTTTGATTAAGGAGGAAACGGTCGAATTATTGAAAAAAGAACTTTTCCCTATTTCGCATATCATCACGCCCAATATGGATGAAGCAGCAGTACTGATCGGCAAAGCAGTGGATTCACTATCTAAGATGGAAAAAGCAGCCAGCCAATTGTTGCCATACGGATCAACCTATGTGTTGGTCAAAGGAGGACATCTAAATGGAAATACGGTGGCAGACGTCCTTTGTGGTAATGAGCAAAAGCATGTCTTTGAAAGTGAAAAAATAAACACAGGAAATGTACATGGAACAGGCTGTACACTGTCATCTGCCATAGCTGTTTTTCTGGCAAGGGGAATGGATATTAAAAAAGCAGTGGAGTTGGCCAGAAGCTTCGTCTTTCAGGCGATTGACGCAGGGAAAACCATTAAGACAGGTCAGGGAAGTGGGCCTTTGAATCACTTCTACCAACCCCAAAAAATGATTATCCATGAGCTGGACCAATGA
- the thiE gene encoding thiamine phosphate synthase, protein MTETPFPYKLYLVTDQQACLGRDFFWVLEEALKGGVDLVQLREKELSKEAFLNKAHKVKSLCDRYKVPLVINDSLEVAKEVAAHGVHIGQSDSSMKGAKAFLGEEFPVGLSLERMDELTAKEADLGWYYGVSPVFSTPTKPDTRFEWGLGGLRDLRNATAKPLVAIGNINALNAAEVIRAGADCLAVVSAICSAESPAKAAEKFRNEIEKVK, encoded by the coding sequence ATGACTGAGACTCCGTTCCCTTATAAACTGTATTTGGTAACCGACCAACAGGCTTGCCTTGGCAGGGATTTTTTTTGGGTGCTGGAGGAAGCATTGAAGGGCGGTGTGGATTTGGTCCAATTGCGGGAAAAAGAACTTTCAAAGGAAGCATTCTTAAATAAGGCTCACAAGGTGAAGTCCCTTTGCGATCGGTATAAAGTCCCCTTGGTAATCAATGATAGTTTAGAGGTAGCAAAAGAAGTAGCTGCTCACGGAGTACACATCGGGCAGTCTGACAGTAGTATGAAAGGCGCTAAAGCTTTTTTAGGCGAAGAATTTCCGGTTGGGCTATCACTTGAGCGAATGGATGAACTTACCGCTAAGGAGGCTGATTTGGGTTGGTATTACGGCGTGAGCCCTGTTTTTTCTACTCCCACTAAGCCTGATACCCGTTTTGAATGGGGGTTGGGAGGGCTAAGGGACCTCCGAAATGCTACTGCCAAACCGTTAGTGGCTATCGGCAATATTAATGCATTAAATGCTGCAGAAGTCATCCGTGCGGGAGCAGACTGTCTCGCGGTCGTGTCGGCCATTTGCAGTGCGGAAAGCCCTGCCAAAGCAGCGGAGAAATTCCGAAACGAAATAGAAAAAGTAAAATGA
- the thiM gene encoding hydroxyethylthiazole kinase, with amino-acid sequence MKESVIKNLKILREKGPLVQSITNYVVMNNTANALLAIGASPIMAHAKLEMADMVKIVNALVVNIGTLDEFWVDSMLLAAKEANERNTPWVLDPVGAGATPYRNETLTRLLTFKPTIIRGNASEIMALAKANVQTKGVDSTHSSDEALAYGKQLSKETSAVVCISGAVDYVIDGDKLTKIKNGHELMGKVTGMGCTATALVAAFAGIEPDPYRATVAGMTTLGLAGEIAARKAEGPGTLQLYLYDALYHLKESEVKQWAKVEESHD; translated from the coding sequence ATGAAGGAATCTGTAATAAAAAATCTAAAAATACTGAGAGAGAAAGGGCCATTGGTGCAGAGTATCACCAATTATGTGGTCATGAACAATACTGCAAATGCCTTATTGGCCATCGGGGCATCCCCAATCATGGCTCATGCCAAATTGGAGATGGCTGATATGGTCAAGATCGTCAATGCACTGGTAGTAAATATTGGTACATTGGATGAGTTTTGGGTAGATAGCATGCTGCTCGCAGCCAAGGAAGCCAATGAACGGAATACACCCTGGGTATTGGATCCTGTCGGGGCTGGTGCTACGCCGTACCGGAATGAGACCTTGACCCGGCTATTGACCTTTAAGCCGACCATTATAAGAGGAAACGCCTCAGAAATCATGGCCTTGGCAAAGGCGAATGTGCAGACCAAAGGCGTGGACAGTACCCATTCTTCTGATGAGGCCTTGGCATATGGCAAGCAACTTTCCAAAGAAACATCGGCAGTAGTGTGCATTTCCGGGGCAGTAGATTATGTCATTGACGGCGATAAGTTGACCAAGATCAAGAATGGCCATGAACTGATGGGGAAAGTAACCGGGATGGGCTGTACAGCGACTGCTTTGGTAGCGGCCTTTGCGGGAATAGAACCTGATCCTTATCGGGCAACAGTGGCAGGAATGACCACGCTCGGCTTAGCTGGAGAGATTGCTGCACGCAAGGCCGAGGGACCCGGGACGCTCCAATTGTATTTGTATGATGCGCTCTATCATCTCAAGGAAAGTGAAGTGAAGCAATGGGCAAAGGTGGAAGAAAGTCATGACTGA